One window of Choloepus didactylus isolate mChoDid1 chromosome 26, mChoDid1.pri, whole genome shotgun sequence genomic DNA carries:
- the LOC119520873 gene encoding LOW QUALITY PROTEIN: kelch-like protein 31 (The sequence of the model RefSeq protein was modified relative to this genomic sequence to represent the inferred CDS: deleted 6 bases in 5 codons), with translation MAPKKKTVKKNKGDINEMTIIVEDSPLNKLNALNGLLEGGNGLSCISSELTDASYGPNLLEGLSKMRQENFLCDLVIGTKTKSFDVHKSVMASCSEYFYNILKKDPSTQRVDLNDISPPGLATVIAYAYTGKLTLSLYTIGSIISAAVYLQIHTLVKMCSDFLIREMSVENCMYVANIAETYSLKNAKAATHKFIRDNFLEFAESDQFMKLTFEQINELLIDDDLQLPSEIVAFQIAMKWLEFDQKRVKHAADLLSNIRFGTISAQDLVNYVQSVPRMMKDAECHKLLVDAMNYHLLPYHQNTLQSRRTRIRGGCRVLVTVGGRPGLTEKSLSRDILYRDPENGWSKLTEMPAKSFNQCVAVMDGFLYVAGGEDQNDARNQAKHAVSNFCRYDPRFNTWIHLASMNQKRTHFSLSVFNGLLYAVGGATQEGSLASLECYVPSTNQWQQKTPLEVARCCHASSVTDGRVLVTGGYIGNAYSRSVCAYDPASDAWQDLPSMSTPRGWHCAITLGDKVVRDGGQPVGPRGERVDVLTVECYSPASGQWSYAAPLQVGVSTAGASALNGRAYLVGGWNEGEKKYKKCIQCFNPELNEWTEEDELPEATVGVSCCTLSMPNNVTRESRASSVSSVPVSI, from the exons ATGGCACCCAAAAAGAAGACTGTCAAAAAGAACAAAGGAGATATAAATGAGATGACTATAATTGTAGAAGACAGCCCCCTAAACAAACTAAATGCTTTGAATGGGCTCCTAGAGGGAGGCAATGGCCTTAGCTGCATTTCTTCTGAATTAACAGATGCTTCTTATGGCCCCAACCTATTGGAAGGTTTAAGTAAAATGCGGCAGGagaatttcctttgtgatttagtCATTGGCACCAAAACCAAATCCTTTGACGTTCACAAGTCAGTGATGGCTTCATGCAGTGAGTACTTTTACAACATCCTAAAAAAAGACCCATCTACTCAAAGGGTAGATCTCAATGATATCTCACCACCTGGCCTGGCGACTGTCATTGCATATGCCTACACCGGAAAGCTAACTCTCTCCTTGTATACAATAGGAAGCATTATTTCTGCTGCTGTTTATCTTCAGATCCATACTCTTGTAAAGATGTGCAGTGATTTTTTGATACGGGAGATGAGTGTTGAGAACTGCATGTATGTTGCCAACATTGCTGAAACCTACTCTCTGAAAAACGCAAAAGCAGCAACTCATAAATTTATCCGAGATAACTTCCTTGAATTTGCAGAATCAGATCAGTTTATGAAACTTACATTTGAACAAATTAATGAACTTCTCATAGATGATGACTTACAGTTGCCTTCTGAAATAGTAGCATTCCAGATTGCAATGAAGTGGTTAGAATTTGACCAAAAGAGAGTGAAACATGCTGCAGATCTTTTGAGCAATATTCGCTTTGGTACCATCTCTGCACAAGATTTGGTCAATTATGTTCAGTCTGTACCAAGAATGATGAAGGATGCCGAGTGTCACAAACTTCTTGTAGATGCTATGAACTACCACTTACTTCCATATCATCAAAACACATTACAGTCTAGGCGCACAAGAATCCGCGGGGGCTGCCGAGTTCTAGTCACTGTAGGGGGACGCCCAGGCCTTACTGAGAAGTCCCTTAGTAGAGATATCTTGTATAGAGACCCTGAAAATGGATGGAGCAAGCTTACGGAAATGCCAGCCAAGAGTTTTAATCAGTGTGTGGCTGTGATGGATGGATTTCTTTATGTGGCCGGTGGTGAAGACCAGAATGATGCAAGAAATCAAGCTAAGCATGCAGTCAGCAATTTCTGCAGATACGACCCCCGTTTCAACACCTGGATACACCTGGCCAGCATGAACCAGAAGCGCACGCACTTCAGCCTGAGCGTGTTCAACGGGCTCCTTTACGCCGTGGGCGGG GCAACGCAAGAAGGTAGTCTGGCCTCGCTGGAGTGCTACGTGCCCTCCACCAATCAGTGGCAGCAGAAGACGCCCCTGGAGGTGGCGCGCTGCTGCCATGCCAGCTCGGTCACCGATGGCCGCGTGCTGGTGACCGGTGGCTACATCGGCAACGCGTACTCGCGCTCTGTGTGTGCTTACGACCCGGCCAGCGACGCGTGGCAGGACCTGCCGAGCATGAGTACGCCGCGAGGCTGGCACTGCGCCATCACGCTGGGCGACAAGGTTGTACGTGATGGGGGGCAGCCAGTGGGGCCGCGCGGGGAGCGCGTGGACGTGTTGACCGTAGAGTGCTACAGCCCGGCATCGGGCCAATGGAGCTACGCCGCACCGCTGCAGGTG GGCGTGAGCACGGCCGGCGCCTCGGCGCTG AACGGCCGCGCCTATCTGGTGGGGGGCTGGAACGAGGGAGAGAAG AAGTACAAAAAGTGCATCCAGTGCTTC AACCCGGAGCTCAACGAGTGGACGGAAGAGGACGAGCTGCCCGAGGCCACCGTGGGCGTGTCCTGCTGTACCCTCTCGATGCCGAACAACGTGACCCGGGAATCCCGGGCCAGCTCGGTGTCTTCTGTGCCAGTTAGTATCTGA